One window of the Bernardetia sp. genome contains the following:
- a CDS encoding TonB-dependent receptor has translation MKTNLLTLLASLFLVFSTFSYSSAQSTKGTVRGTIKDLTNGEELIGATAVIVGTTTGAAADLDGKYSLSLEAGTYDIQFSFVSYQSKTITGVEVKAGEVTVLDVALGEDNEILDAVVVEAKAETASTTAVLAAQKNSGVVQDGLASEQISRSGDRDAAAAITRVTGVSVEGGKYVYVRGLGDRYSKTTLNGANLPSLDPNRNSVQMDLFPSNLIDNIIVSKTFAPNLSGEFAGGNVNLVTKDFPDRFTFQWNSSFGFNDQASFNGDFLSYEGGKTDFLGFDDGTREIPAIVADGLSTDREELAEEARSFGEGFGFENKSPMMNQFHSVALGNQIDVLGRPFGFVTSLSYQRNFNYFNDGVTGRYNLPSAESAELNPAFDLRTEKGTETVLAGANLNMAYKIAPTSKIALNLMYNRSSDKVADFREGRWSEEVFGENNIYQTNVLQYLERSIGSAQLKGKHTLGKRNIEIEWLSSIAQSTQDEPDLRYFSRDYIQNGDERVYNINIAAYPAPARYYRDMLETNWDNKIDVTIPFTTKAGDSKIQLGAGYLNKERDFNEARYDYGRLTGFNVLDDFERTGDPDDFLKDVGFLENGQRGMTILDATQLTNSYTGSQQVISAYAMTDWKIAGKLRSVMGLRYEGTNIETVSDNPDIEVGKVNTNDILPALNLIYEATEKINVRASYGRTLARPTFRELAPFPSFDFIGDFILIGNPNLERTLIDNIDLRFESYPGLGEIISVSAFYKRFQNPIERAFNPQAANGEVQFRNVGAATVMGVELEVRKRLNFTKALERFSVGSNLSIMSSKVDIDPRELELIRATDPDRKSTRSMFMQSPYVANAFVYYDIEEKGINVSTTFNVFGKRLAYVTQGGQPDVFEVARPSLDFAFKKTTEKGWGFTFRARNLLNPEYKMVQEFKGQEYTYGSYKIGRTFSLGITYLID, from the coding sequence ATGAAAACAAATTTATTAACCCTACTTGCAAGTTTATTTCTTGTATTTTCTACATTTTCCTACTCTTCTGCACAATCTACTAAAGGAACAGTTAGGGGAACAATAAAAGACCTTACCAATGGAGAAGAACTCATTGGAGCAACAGCAGTAATTGTCGGCACAACTACAGGTGCAGCAGCCGATTTAGACGGAAAATATTCTCTTTCCCTAGAAGCTGGAACTTACGATATTCAATTTTCTTTCGTTTCCTATCAATCAAAAACAATTACTGGTGTAGAAGTAAAAGCTGGAGAAGTAACAGTTCTTGATGTAGCCTTAGGAGAAGATAACGAAATTTTAGATGCTGTAGTAGTTGAAGCAAAAGCAGAAACAGCATCAACAACAGCTGTTTTGGCAGCACAGAAAAATTCTGGTGTAGTACAAGACGGATTAGCTTCAGAGCAAATTTCACGTTCTGGAGACAGAGATGCAGCAGCAGCCATTACAAGAGTAACAGGCGTTTCAGTAGAAGGTGGAAAATATGTATATGTACGTGGATTAGGAGACCGTTATAGCAAAACAACCCTCAACGGAGCAAACCTTCCAAGCCTTGACCCAAATAGAAATTCTGTTCAGATGGACTTATTTCCTAGCAATCTGATTGATAATATTATTGTTTCAAAAACATTTGCGCCTAACCTTTCAGGTGAATTTGCAGGAGGTAATGTAAACCTTGTTACTAAAGATTTTCCAGACCGTTTTACTTTCCAATGGAACTCTTCTTTTGGTTTTAATGACCAAGCTAGTTTTAATGGAGATTTTTTGAGTTATGAAGGAGGAAAAACAGACTTTTTAGGCTTTGATGACGGAACTCGTGAAATTCCTGCTATTGTTGCTGATGGTCTTTCAACAGATAGAGAAGAATTAGCAGAAGAAGCTCGTTCGTTCGGAGAAGGTTTTGGCTTTGAAAATAAGTCGCCTATGATGAATCAGTTTCACTCAGTGGCATTAGGCAATCAGATTGATGTTTTGGGTCGCCCTTTTGGTTTTGTTACTTCACTTTCGTATCAAAGAAATTTCAATTACTTTAATGACGGAGTTACAGGACGTTATAATCTTCCAAGTGCTGAAAGTGCTGAATTGAACCCAGCCTTTGATTTGCGTACAGAAAAAGGAACAGAAACAGTTTTGGCAGGAGCAAACCTCAATATGGCTTATAAAATTGCTCCAACAAGCAAAATTGCTTTAAACTTAATGTATAACAGAAGTTCTGATAAAGTTGCAGACTTTAGAGAAGGACGTTGGAGTGAAGAAGTTTTTGGAGAAAATAATATCTACCAAACAAATGTACTTCAATATTTAGAGCGTTCTATTGGTTCGGCACAGCTCAAAGGAAAGCATACTTTAGGAAAAAGAAATATCGAAATTGAGTGGCTTTCTTCTATCGCTCAATCTACTCAAGATGAACCAGATTTGCGTTACTTCTCAAGAGATTATATCCAAAATGGAGATGAGCGTGTTTATAATATCAACATCGCTGCTTATCCTGCTCCTGCTCGTTACTACCGTGATATGTTAGAAACTAACTGGGACAACAAAATAGATGTTACGATTCCATTTACTACAAAAGCTGGAGATAGCAAAATTCAGCTTGGTGCTGGATATTTGAATAAAGAAAGAGATTTCAATGAAGCTCGTTATGATTATGGACGTTTGACAGGATTTAATGTGCTAGATGATTTTGAAAGAACAGGAGACCCAGATGATTTCTTAAAAGATGTTGGTTTCTTAGAAAATGGACAGCGTGGAATGACAATTTTAGATGCTACACAACTTACAAATAGCTATACAGGTTCACAGCAAGTAATTTCTGCTTATGCCATGACAGATTGGAAAATTGCAGGAAAACTTCGTTCGGTTATGGGACTTCGCTATGAAGGAACAAACATTGAAACAGTGAGTGATAATCCAGATATTGAAGTTGGAAAGGTTAATACAAATGATATTTTGCCAGCCTTAAATCTTATTTATGAAGCAACAGAAAAAATTAATGTTCGTGCTTCGTATGGCAGAACGCTTGCTCGCCCTACCTTTAGAGAGCTTGCTCCTTTTCCTAGCTTTGACTTTATCGGAGACTTCATCTTGATTGGTAATCCAAACTTAGAGCGTACACTTATTGATAATATTGACCTTCGTTTTGAGTCTTACCCTGGTTTGGGAGAGATTATCTCAGTAAGTGCTTTCTATAAGCGTTTCCAAAATCCGATTGAAAGAGCATTCAATCCACAAGCTGCTAACGGAGAAGTTCAGTTCCGTAATGTAGGTGCTGCAACTGTAATGGGAGTAGAACTTGAAGTTCGTAAGCGTCTGAATTTTACAAAAGCCTTAGAACGTTTCAGTGTAGGTTCAAATCTTAGTATTATGTCTTCAAAGGTAGATATTGACCCAAGAGAATTAGAACTTATTCGTGCAACTGACCCAGACCGTAAATCTACTCGTTCAATGTTTATGCAATCGCCGTATGTAGCCAATGCGTTTGTGTATTATGATATTGAAGAAAAAGGAATTAATGTAAGTACAACATTCAATGTGTTTGGAAAGCGTTTGGCGTATGTTACACAAGGAGGACAACCAGATGTATTTGAAGTAGCTCGTCCATCTTTAGACTTTGCTTTCAAGAAAACAACAGAAAAAGGCTGGGGCTTTACCTTCCGTGCAAGAAACCTTCTGAATCCAGAATACAAAATGGTTCAAGAATTTAAAGGACAAGAGTACACGTATGGCTCATATAAAATTGGTCGTACCTTCTCTTTAGGAATTACTTATTTGATTGACTAA
- a CDS encoding ABC transporter permease, translated as MRIIDIDKWSEIVDTLFRHKLRTSLTALGVGWGIFMLVLLLGAGKGLQNGVEYNFRDDAVNSLWVYGGQTSIAYKGMPVGRQIQFQNQDYDALENIDGVEYKSGRYYLRGESITRYKNKSSSYNTRCVHPDHKYLEGTIMDNGRFINQTDLDKKRKVVVIGKLVAKELFEEFETEPAFPVGKWITIGDIPFQVVGVFSDAGNEREMQYMYLPITTAQLAFNANNKINQLMMTVGNASVEESNQIAKNIQQDFAKRHKFSPEDDRAVRVRNNVEEFEKFQMLFLFIRGFVWVVSLMTILAGIIGVSNIMLIIVKERTKEIGIRKALGATPYSIVSLIVSEAIVITSVAGFFGLTLGVGAIMGMKILVGDGGGGDSFFRNPEVDLYVVLVAIGLLVISGALAGFFPAYRAAKIAPIVALRAD; from the coding sequence ATGAGAATAATAGATATAGACAAATGGAGTGAGATTGTAGATACTCTTTTTAGACACAAACTCCGAACCTCTCTTACAGCTTTGGGTGTAGGTTGGGGTATTTTTATGTTGGTGTTGCTCTTAGGTGCAGGCAAAGGACTTCAAAATGGAGTAGAATATAATTTCAGAGATGATGCTGTTAATAGCCTTTGGGTGTACGGTGGACAAACCTCAATAGCCTACAAGGGAATGCCTGTAGGTAGGCAAATTCAATTTCAAAATCAAGATTATGATGCTTTAGAAAATATTGATGGTGTAGAGTATAAATCAGGTAGATATTATTTGAGAGGGGAATCGATTACTAGATACAAAAACAAAAGTTCGTCCTACAATACCCGTTGTGTACACCCAGACCATAAATATCTTGAAGGTACGATAATGGACAACGGACGTTTTATCAATCAAACAGATTTAGATAAAAAAAGAAAGGTTGTTGTAATAGGAAAACTGGTAGCAAAAGAGCTTTTTGAAGAGTTTGAAACTGAACCAGCTTTTCCTGTTGGAAAGTGGATTACCATTGGAGACATTCCTTTTCAAGTAGTAGGAGTATTTTCAGATGCTGGAAACGAGCGTGAAATGCAGTATATGTACCTTCCCATCACAACAGCCCAACTAGCATTTAATGCAAATAATAAAATAAACCAGTTGATGATGACAGTAGGGAATGCTTCTGTTGAAGAGTCTAATCAGATTGCAAAAAATATTCAACAAGACTTTGCTAAACGTCATAAATTCTCTCCAGAAGATGATAGAGCTGTAAGAGTACGTAACAATGTTGAAGAGTTTGAGAAGTTTCAGATGCTTTTTCTCTTTATTCGTGGCTTTGTTTGGGTGGTAAGCCTAATGACTATTTTGGCAGGAATAATTGGTGTGAGCAATATTATGTTAATTATTGTAAAAGAAAGAACTAAAGAAATTGGAATTCGAAAGGCTTTGGGAGCAACGCCTTATTCTATTGTCAGTCTGATTGTGAGTGAAGCGATTGTGATTACTTCGGTAGCTGGTTTTTTTGGACTTACTTTAGGAGTAGGGGCGATTATGGGAATGAAAATACTTGTAGGAGACGGAGGTGGTGGCGACTCATTTTTTAGAAATCCAGAAGTAGATTTATATGTCGTTTTGGTAGCGATTGGTTTGTTAGTTATTTCAGGTGCATTAGCAGGTTTTTTTCCAGCTTATCGTGCTGCCAAGATTGCTCCCATTGTAGCTTTGAGAGCAGATTAA
- a CDS encoding prolyl oligopeptidase family serine peptidase has translation MKKIILQLSVAAALLSACGTEKKTMEEEQKPVVFEYPETKKDTVQDTYFGTAVTDPYRWLEDDRSTETESWVKAQNNVTFDYLKSIPYREELKNQLEKVWNYEKLSRPFKEGDYTYFYKNDGLQNQYVVYRKKEGEDTDQVFIDPNTFSKDGTVSMAGLNFSKDGSRAAYLISEGGSDWRKIITIDTESKEAIEDTLKNVKFSGVSWKGNDGFYYSSYDKPEGSELSAKTDQHKLYYHKIGTPQSQDKVIFGATAEQKHRYVSGYLTEDEKYLVISGSNATSGNKLFIKDLSKESNPLITIIDNEDSDTYVMENEGSKLYLVTNLDAPNQKVVTTDFSKPTSENWKDVIPHTENVLSASSGGGYLFAEYMVDAISKVIQYDMDGNKIRDIELPGVGSAGGFGGKKDDKEMYFSFTNYNTPSSIYKFNADTGEYESYWKPAIDFNSDNYESKQVFYTSKDGTKVPMIITYKKGTELNGKNPTILYGYGGFNISLTPSFSVINSVWLEQGGVYAVANLRGGGEYGKEWHDAGTQMKKQNVFDDFIAAAEYLISEKYTSSDYLAIKGGSNGGLLVGATMTQRPDLMKVAIPAVGVLDMLRYHTFTAGAGWAYDYGTSEQSKEMFEYLKGYSPVHNVKEGVSYPATLVVTGDHDDRVVPAHSFKFAAELQDKHKGNNPVMIRIETDAGHGAGKPTSKIIEENADVFAFTLYNMGFEKLPKNEVNQKAK, from the coding sequence ATGAAAAAAATTATTTTACAATTATCTGTTGCTGCTGCCTTACTTTCGGCGTGTGGAACAGAAAAAAAGACCATGGAAGAAGAACAAAAACCTGTTGTATTCGAATATCCAGAAACTAAAAAAGATACAGTTCAAGATACGTATTTTGGTACGGCTGTAACTGACCCATACCGTTGGTTAGAAGACGACCGAAGCACAGAAACAGAAAGCTGGGTAAAAGCGCAGAACAATGTTACTTTTGACTATTTAAAATCTATTCCTTACCGTGAGGAGCTTAAAAATCAGTTAGAAAAGGTTTGGAACTACGAAAAACTCTCAAGACCATTCAAAGAAGGAGATTACACGTATTTTTATAAAAATGATGGACTTCAAAATCAGTATGTTGTTTATCGCAAAAAAGAAGGAGAAGATACCGACCAAGTTTTTATAGACCCCAATACATTTTCCAAAGATGGAACTGTTTCGATGGCAGGACTAAATTTCTCTAAAGATGGAAGTCGTGCAGCTTACCTTATTTCAGAAGGAGGCAGTGACTGGAGAAAAATAATCACAATCGACACAGAAAGTAAAGAAGCCATTGAAGACACACTCAAAAATGTAAAATTTAGTGGTGTAAGTTGGAAAGGAAACGATGGTTTTTATTATTCTAGCTACGACAAACCAGAAGGAAGTGAGCTTTCTGCCAAAACTGACCAACATAAACTATACTATCACAAAATAGGCACACCTCAAAGCCAAGATAAAGTTATTTTTGGAGCAACAGCCGAACAAAAACATAGATATGTAAGTGGATATTTGACAGAAGACGAAAAGTATTTAGTTATTTCTGGTAGTAATGCCACTTCTGGAAATAAACTTTTTATCAAAGATTTATCTAAGGAAAGCAATCCATTAATTACCATTATTGATAATGAAGACAGTGATACGTATGTAATGGAAAATGAAGGTTCAAAACTCTATTTGGTAACCAACTTAGATGCACCAAATCAGAAAGTTGTAACGACAGATTTCTCAAAACCTACTTCTGAAAACTGGAAAGATGTCATTCCTCATACGGAAAATGTGTTGAGTGCTTCTTCTGGAGGTGGATATTTGTTTGCTGAATATATGGTAGATGCTATTTCAAAGGTTATTCAGTACGATATGGATGGAAACAAAATTAGAGATATAGAACTTCCAGGTGTGGGTAGTGCTGGAGGTTTTGGAGGAAAGAAAGATGATAAAGAAATGTATTTCTCATTCACTAACTACAACACACCAAGTAGTATTTATAAATTTAATGCTGACACAGGAGAGTACGAATCGTATTGGAAACCTGCTATTGATTTTAACTCTGACAACTATGAGTCGAAGCAAGTTTTTTATACTTCTAAAGACGGCACTAAAGTTCCGATGATTATAACTTATAAAAAAGGGACAGAGTTGAATGGTAAAAACCCAACTATTTTATATGGTTATGGTGGATTTAATATCAGCCTTACACCAAGTTTTAGTGTGATTAATTCGGTTTGGCTGGAGCAAGGAGGCGTTTATGCTGTGGCAAACCTTAGAGGTGGAGGAGAATATGGAAAAGAGTGGCACGATGCAGGTACACAGATGAAGAAACAAAATGTTTTTGATGATTTTATTGCTGCTGCTGAATATTTAATTAGTGAAAAATATACTTCTAGCGATTATTTAGCAATCAAAGGAGGTTCTAATGGAGGTCTTTTGGTAGGCGCAACCATGACGCAACGTCCAGACCTTATGAAAGTAGCTATTCCTGCTGTGGGAGTTTTGGATATGCTTCGTTATCATACTTTTACAGCTGGTGCTGGTTGGGCGTATGACTACGGAACATCAGAGCAAAGCAAAGAAATGTTTGAGTATTTGAAAGGTTACTCTCCTGTCCATAATGTAAAAGAAGGTGTTTCTTATCCTGCTACACTTGTTGTTACTGGCGACCACGACGACCGTGTTGTTCCTGCACACTCCTTTAAGTTTGCAGCAGAGTTGCAAGACAAACACAAAGGAAATAATCCTGTCATGATTCGTATTGAAACCGATGCAGGACACGGAGCAGGCAAACCAACAAGCAAAATCATAGAAGAAAATGCTGATGTTTTTGCCTTTACACTCTATAATATGGGTTTTGAGAAACTTCCTAAAAATGAGGTAAATCAGAAAGCGAAGTAA
- a CDS encoding lipopolysaccharide biosynthesis protein produces MYKKFLSQTAIYGLTGIVGRLLNYLLTPFYTGIFLPDEYGGMSVFYAYAALLNVIYTHGMETTYFRFIAKEKEAESENKNGDSYNLSLSSVLLASLIFSSLMWIFAQPIATFLEYPENAQFVKWFACIIAIDSVVAIPYARLRAEGKAIKFASLRMTVIILTLFLNIFFLYFCKSSAEGTQFLFFQEYAKLIYDPQIGVGYVFLANLIANSSVLPLLWREFKDFRFVINWEIYKPMIKYAYPLLFAGIAYSINEVIDRTLLQKWLPNNFYPNKTPMDAVGIYSACYKLSIFITLAVQAFKYGAEPFFFSQASQKDSPKTFATITHFFTIVCVLMMLGVSMNMEWIANIFITNKAYHEGLFIVPILLLANICLGLYYNFSVWFKVSDRTHFGLWISLVGAIITISFNFLLIPYLGYFGSAIATLSCYLTMASLCYILGRKYQPIPYPILKMILYLGVSTLLIFVCLNIEWTGFWQKHLIQNGLLVLFLVVTVLVEYRTFKKLKEQSN; encoded by the coding sequence TTGTATAAAAAATTCCTCTCCCAAACAGCTATTTACGGACTTACAGGCATAGTTGGTAGGCTTCTCAACTACCTACTCACACCTTTCTATACAGGTATTTTTCTACCCGATGAGTATGGTGGAATGTCTGTTTTTTATGCCTATGCTGCACTTCTAAATGTAATTTATACGCACGGAATGGAGACAACATACTTTCGTTTTATTGCTAAGGAAAAAGAGGCAGAAAGTGAAAATAAAAATGGAGACTCATACAACCTTTCGCTTAGTTCTGTGCTTTTGGCTTCTCTAATTTTTAGCTCTCTAATGTGGATTTTTGCACAGCCGATAGCCACATTTTTAGAATATCCAGAAAATGCACAGTTTGTAAAATGGTTTGCCTGTATTATTGCCATTGATTCGGTGGTAGCGATTCCTTATGCAAGGCTTAGAGCAGAGGGAAAAGCAATAAAATTTGCCTCTCTTCGAATGACTGTTATTATTCTGACGTTATTTCTCAATATTTTCTTTCTCTATTTTTGCAAAAGTAGCGCAGAAGGAACACAATTTTTATTTTTTCAAGAGTATGCAAAACTGATTTATGACCCTCAAATAGGTGTAGGATATGTTTTTTTAGCCAATCTAATTGCCAACTCTTCTGTACTTCCACTGCTTTGGAGAGAATTTAAAGACTTCCGTTTTGTGATAAATTGGGAAATATATAAGCCTATGATAAAGTATGCTTATCCGTTGCTTTTTGCAGGAATTGCATATTCTATCAATGAAGTAATAGACAGAACGCTGCTACAAAAATGGCTGCCTAATAATTTTTATCCGAATAAAACTCCAATGGATGCTGTTGGTATTTATTCGGCGTGTTATAAGCTCTCTATTTTTATTACACTTGCCGTTCAAGCCTTCAAATATGGGGCAGAACCATTTTTTTTCTCACAAGCAAGCCAAAAAGATTCTCCCAAAACCTTTGCTACCATTACTCATTTTTTTACGATTGTCTGTGTCTTGATGATGCTAGGCGTAAGTATGAATATGGAATGGATAGCCAATATTTTTATCACAAATAAAGCATACCACGAAGGACTTTTTATTGTTCCAATTCTTTTACTAGCAAATATTTGTTTGGGGCTGTACTACAATTTTTCAGTTTGGTTTAAGGTTTCTGACCGAACTCATTTTGGACTTTGGATAAGTCTTGTGGGAGCAATTATTACAATTAGTTTCAACTTTCTCTTGATTCCCTATTTAGGCTATTTTGGAAGTGCTATTGCAACGCTTTCTTGTTATCTCACAATGGCAAGTTTGTGTTACATTTTGGGTAGGAAATATCAGCCTATTCCTTATCCAATTCTGAAAATGATATTGTATTTGGGAGTTTCTACACTTCTTATTTTTGTTTGCTTAAATATTGAATGGACAGGGTTTTGGCAAAAACATTTGATTCAGAACGGACTTTTAGTTTTGTTTTTAGTAGTTACAGTTTTGGTGGAGTATAGAACTTTTAAAAAACTAAAAGAACAGAGCAACTAA
- a CDS encoding DUF6794 domain-containing protein has protein sequence MMQRLLYILTFLFVMIQTVAYSQKVRTPKNIDEAIRILNTDCPDSLKQVIKETPNDSLLYLIYPLGGEYRTITKWAGLGSKRKTKFEKYYSKLGITHAKHIEKIVLLSFKAALNDNNFIHEDIIRPFQKIEQKWRKEDKERFTTDTLRNVYIPKNLEECFKQIDSFWNDSTKLQVKEWTEDEFIAKTHFGFGRWIRNNWQLWGGSRLSKYFNQMGIYHPDDMSGIILDSYHRYLLGKEIKLEEQVKSYQDYWNKVNGKK, from the coding sequence ATGATGCAAAGATTATTATACATTCTGACTTTTTTATTTGTGATGATTCAAACTGTTGCTTACAGTCAGAAGGTCAGAACGCCTAAGAATATTGATGAAGCTATCCGTATTTTGAATACAGATTGTCCAGATAGTCTTAAACAAGTCATTAAAGAAACACCTAACGATAGTTTGCTTTATTTAATTTACCCTTTGGGGGGAGAGTATAGAACAATAACGAAATGGGCTGGACTAGGCTCAAAGAGAAAAACGAAGTTTGAAAAGTATTATTCCAAATTAGGAATTACTCACGCTAAACATATTGAGAAAATCGTGTTACTGTCTTTTAAAGCTGCCTTAAATGATAATAACTTCATTCACGAAGATATTATCAGACCATTTCAAAAAATTGAACAAAAGTGGCGAAAAGAAGATAAAGAGAGGTTTACGACAGATACTCTTAGGAACGTTTATATTCCCAAGAACCTTGAAGAATGTTTTAAACAAATAGATAGCTTTTGGAATGACTCTACTAAGCTGCAAGTTAAAGAGTGGACGGAAGACGAATTTATTGCGAAGACACATTTTGGTTTTGGAAGGTGGATACGAAACAACTGGCAATTATGGGGAGGTTCAAGGCTATCAAAGTATTTCAATCAAATGGGTATTTACCATCCAGATGACATGTCTGGAATTATCCTTGACAGCTATCATCGTTATTTATTAGGAAAAGAAATTAAATTAGAGGAGCAGGTCAAATCTTATCAAGATTATTGGAATAAAGTAAATGGAAAAAAATGA
- a CDS encoding vWA domain-containing protein: MKSSKISLRKISKVALMASSTLFFVACNSSKNTNYEMADSSVAVTEEDYAAESPTKISSNREMSRAKKDIASGAVMNEAEMYYDEVPQNTENYQKQIENKFIQSLKEPLSTFSIDVDNASYSNARRFIQSGQLPNPDAVRIEEFINYFDYDYKNPTGKHPFSVSTEISTAPWNEKHKLVHVGIQGKDLDYGNLAPSNLVFLIDASGSMEAQNKLPLLRSSLKLLLSQLSDNDRIAIVAYAGAAGLVLESTPASEEDKILNALDAVSAGGSTAGGAGIQLAYSLAKDNLIKDGNNRVILCTDGDFNVGVNSPDELVKMIETKRNDGIFLTVCGFGMGNYKDYQMEELSNAGNGNYFYIDNIQEAKKVFVTQMRATMFTIAKDVKIQIEFNPAKVAAYRLIGYENRMLNKEDFNDDKKDAGELGAGHTVTALYEVIPVGVKSEFLPSVDDLRYQKEDKIKESYTAAASSDELLNLKLRYKKPNEDTSNLIVNPLKDENIKLEKTSDNFRFSAAVAEFGMLLRNSEYKSNASYNQVIALVKDSKGKDSEGYRAEFLKLVESCQLMSK; this comes from the coding sequence ATGAAATCTTCAAAAATCTCTCTCAGAAAAATCTCTAAAGTTGCTTTGATGGCAAGCTCTACTTTATTTTTTGTGGCTTGTAATTCCTCTAAAAATACCAACTACGAAATGGCAGATAGTTCAGTAGCTGTTACTGAAGAAGATTATGCAGCCGAATCACCTACGAAAATCTCTAGTAATAGAGAAATGTCAAGAGCTAAAAAAGACATTGCTAGTGGAGCTGTGATGAATGAGGCAGAAATGTATTATGATGAAGTTCCTCAAAATACAGAAAACTACCAAAAACAGATAGAAAATAAGTTTATCCAATCACTCAAAGAACCTCTCTCTACGTTTTCTATTGATGTAGATAATGCGTCTTATTCCAATGCTCGTCGTTTTATTCAGTCTGGGCAGCTTCCCAATCCAGATGCTGTTCGTATAGAAGAGTTTATCAATTACTTTGATTACGACTACAAAAATCCGACAGGAAAACATCCTTTTTCAGTTAGCACAGAAATTTCTACTGCGCCTTGGAATGAAAAGCACAAACTCGTCCATGTAGGCATACAAGGAAAAGATTTAGACTATGGCAACCTTGCCCCTTCTAACCTTGTGTTTTTAATTGATGCTTCGGGTTCTATGGAAGCTCAAAACAAACTTCCTCTGCTTCGCTCTTCACTCAAACTTCTTCTTTCTCAACTTAGCGACAACGACCGTATTGCGATTGTAGCCTATGCAGGTGCAGCAGGTTTGGTTTTGGAATCTACGCCAGCTTCAGAAGAAGATAAGATTTTGAATGCGCTAGATGCTGTTTCGGCAGGAGGAAGTACAGCAGGTGGAGCAGGAATACAACTCGCTTATTCTTTGGCTAAAGATAATTTGATAAAAGATGGAAACAACCGAGTTATTTTGTGTACAGATGGCGATTTTAATGTGGGTGTAAATTCTCCAGATGAGCTTGTAAAAATGATTGAAACAAAACGTAATGATGGAATTTTCTTGACTGTTTGTGGTTTTGGAATGGGTAATTACAAAGATTATCAAATGGAAGAACTTAGTAATGCAGGCAATGGAAACTATTTTTACATAGACAATATTCAAGAAGCAAAAAAGGTGTTTGTAACACAAATGAGAGCTACAATGTTTACGATTGCTAAAGATGTCAAGATTCAGATTGAATTTAACCCTGCAAAAGTAGCTGCCTATCGTCTGATTGGTTACGAAAACAGAATGCTCAACAAAGAAGATTTCAATGATGATAAAAAAGATGCTGGAGAGCTTGGCGCAGGACACACCGTAACAGCACTTTATGAAGTAATTCCAGTAGGTGTAAAGAGCGAGTTTTTGCCTTCGGTGGATGATTTGCGTTACCAAAAAGAAGACAAAATCAAAGAAAGTTATACGGCTGCTGCCTCTTCTGATGAACTTTTAAATTTAAAATTACGCTACAAAAAGCCAAATGAAGACACAAGTAATCTTATCGTAAATCCTTTGAAGGATGAGAATATTAAGCTAGAAAAAACTTCTGATAATTTCCGTTTTTCGGCTGCTGTGGCAGAGTTTGGAATGCTTCTAAGAAATTCAGAATACAAATCTAATGCTTCTTATAATCAAGTTATTGCCCTTGTCAAAGATTCCAAAGGAAAAGATTCGGAGGGCTACCGAGCAGAATTTTTGAAACTGGTAGAAAGCTGTCAACTAATGTCAAAATAA